The nucleotide sequence GAAGACACGTTTGCCGAGTTCCGTGGCAACGAGCCGAATGGGCGTTTCGAGGTCGGAATCGTTGCTCACGATCACGTAGACGTCAGCGGTGTCGAGGAACGCGTCGCGAACGAGGTACGTGGCGAGGTTGACGTCGGAACCTTTCTCTTCCGGGCGCCACACGTCGACCATCTCGGACTCCGACGGTTCGCGAAAGCGCCGCCGGTACCGAGACGCTCGGACCTCGAAGCGTCCGAGGTGAGTTTGCAGTCTTTCGATCGTTGCGAGGGCGCGCAGGTAGACCATCTGACGCGCCACGATGCCCGGATCGCCGGGACTTGCCTTGCCTTTGAGCACGGCAGTGAAAAACCGGACAAGGTTAACCTCGTAGTCGACGAAGATTCTGTCGAAGAGTTCCACCGGATTGAGCCAGCGGTAGTCGCTCTCGCGGAGGAGGCCGTTGTAGAGGTTGAAACCGTCGACGTAGACATTGACGCGCATCCGATATGTCACCTATCAAGACTACGTGCTCGCGCGGTCGCGCGGGTCGACCGAGTGGGCAGGCGGTCGCTCGAGGTCGACCGATCGGCACGGGCACGGCGATCGGGCGGCGGTACGATCGCCATATGGATACCGTCTTCGTCGTACTGCATGTCGTCTCGGGGGTCTTCCTCGTGGGCCCGATGGCCATCCTGCCGATGGCCGGTCTCCGCACCCTGCGCTCGGGCGAGGCCGGCGCGGTCGCCACGACCGCCAAGTCGGTGCGCCTGTTCACCTGGCTGTCGCTGATCGTCGTGATCTTCGGCTTCGGCGCCCTCGGAATGAGCGACCCGAAGTACCACACCTCGTTCACC is from Frondihabitans australicus and encodes:
- a CDS encoding DUF2269 family protein, which translates into the protein MDTVFVVLHVVSGVFLVGPMAILPMAGLRTLRSGEAGAVATTAKSVRLFTWLSLIVVIFGFGALGMSDPKYHTSFTSTWIWLSLVAYVIAMIVNLVVVIPAMQKAAGAAGGAAVAGSKPAGYSRISAGSGISALLLVLIVVLMVWKP
- a CDS encoding NYN domain-containing protein; its protein translation is MTYRMRVNVYVDGFNLYNGLLRESDYRWLNPVELFDRIFVDYEVNLVRFFTAVLKGKASPGDPGIVARQMVYLRALATIERLQTHLGRFEVRASRYRRRFREPSESEMVDVWRPEEKGSDVNLATYLVRDAFLDTADVYVIVSNDSDLETPIRLVATELGKRVFLVFPHGRESRDLMECGHERVVWISTGRLAESLLPNPVMAETVPLFRPAEWLPNPDRRIARQMK